In Mucilaginibacter sp. KACC 22063, the genomic stretch GCATTTTACTGAAAATATCTATCCATTGCCAGTTAGGGTGCTTGTCTTTAATTTCTTTTGAGATCAGTTCGTTGGCATATTTAAACTGCTCAACCAGGTGCCAGCGGCTGATACTTGGCTTTAACGAAATAAAGTAGCATGGCAAAGCACCAAAATGCTGTGTTACCCTTTGTGTAAGCTCCTGAAAGAAAATACAAACCTCTTCAGGATGGCGCCCGTCTCCCAAATCGTTATCACCAGCGTAAAATATTAATTTTTGTGGTTCATACCCCGTCATCACTCTGTCAAAGTACCAGGTACAAGCCGCTAATGTAGAACCACCGAAGCCCAGATTTGCAGGATTTAAGCCTGGAAAATCCTCTTTCAATCCAGCCC encodes the following:
- a CDS encoding SGNH/GDSL hydrolase family protein, with the translated sequence MNWYEDDIMRLEKERLELTYKPETIFYGSSSIRMWAGLKEDFPGLNPANLGFGGSTLAACTWYFDRVMTGYEPQKLIFYAGDNDLGDGRHPEEVCIFFQELTQRVTQHFGALPCYFISLKPSISRWHLVEQFKYANELISKEIKDKHPNWQWIDIFSKMLNADGQPNKEYYAEDGLHMTRKGYLVWKAAIEEAVAHS